Within the Planctomycetaceae bacterium genome, the region ATACATGTGCACATGAACTCCCGGTCGATGAAGAAGAGAGTTCCAGCGATCGGGTGTTGCCGTCATCAGGTGATCGCCCAGCAGATTGATCATCGCCGCAGGTTGGGCCTGAAAGACGTTCCCCGAAGGCATTCCGCAAATTGCGCGTACCTGTTGTTCAAACTGGCATGAACAACAGGCATCAATTGTCAGGTGCCCGCTGTTGTGCGGACGGGGAGCAATTTCATTGACCAGAAGCCGACCTTCTGCCGTCACAAAGAACTCCACACATAAGACGCCCACCGCATCAAAATGTTCCAGTACTGCCCTGGCAATCTCGGCAGCTTCCTTTGTCGTCGATTCATTTAACAGTTCGGATGGACTAACTGAGACATCAAGGATGTGATTGACGTGTTGGTTCACTGACGGCTGAAAACAGGTGACGTCCCCATTGGTGAATCGTGCGGCAACGATTGAAATTTCATGTGAAAAACGAATCTCCTCCTCCAGAATGGCTTCATCCGTCTTCAGCGTCTGCCACGCTTCTGCCGCGTCATCCGGGCACTCAATACGCACCTGGCCCTTGCCATCATATCCCATCCGAGTTGTCTTCAGAATTCCTCGCCCATCGAACGCCGGCAGGACGGAAGCCAGCTCGGTTTCACTGCGAATGGGGGCAAAGTTTGCGGTTGGTATCCCTATTGATCGCAATGCGGTCTTTTCGGAAATGCGATGCTGTGAAGCTTTCAGCAGATCCACCCCCGGACGCACAGGTACCAGGGGCATCAGGAATTCCACCGTTTCGACTGGTATGTTTTCCTGTTCGTAACTGATGACATCTACCAGTTCAGCAAATTCTTTCAGTCGTTCAAAATCTGTAAACGAAGCGTCCCAGGATCGATCGCACACCTGACCTGCAGGAGAGTCCGATGGATCTCCGAACATCAGGACTCGGTAACCCATGCGTCTCGCGGCAATCGCAAACATTCGGCCCAACTGGCCACCACCCAGCATTCCCAGTGTCGCGCCTGGGGCAATGTGTTTAACGGAATGCTTGTTTGAATTTGTCACCATGATCTTAACTGTCTGCCAAATGGATAATTAAAGCGAACCGGGCAACGCTGTCGGCCGTCACGACTTCAGATCATCAAGCGAAAGCACCGAATCATCCATCACTGATGCCGTCTGCTGCTCCTGAAAACTGAGCAGCTGTTGCCGAATACGCTCGTCGTGCAGGCTGAGAATTCGCACGGCCAGCAGTCCTGCGTTCTTAGCCCCGGCTGTTCCGATCGCCATCGTTCCCACCGGAATTCCACCAGGCATCTGCACAATGGAAAGCAACGAATCCATCCCATTCAAAGCCTTGCTTTGAATCGGAACGCCAAGAACCGGCAGGATGGTTTGTGAGGCTATCATCCCTGGCAAGTGTGCGGCGCCGCCAGCCCCTGCAATGATCAGATGCAGTCCTCTTCGCTGAGCGGATTCGGCATACTCCGCCATCCACTGGGGAGTGCGATGTGCCGAAACGACACGAGCTTCGTACCGGATACAAAACTGTTCAAGGATTTCAGCTGCAGCAGCCATCGTCGGCCAGTCGGACCGACTGCCCATGACAACCCCGACTCGAATTACTTCGTTCGACATGATTCGCCCGGATACAGAAACAGAATGCTGTCATTCAACCAGTAACAGCCGCAAGGGACCGTCTGGATCCCATGGAACTTACCAGAAACACCCGGTCCTCGCAGTTGCCAACAATCGCTTTCTCACCAGCAATTCTCTCGTTCAGACCGTTCCGATTGGCATTGAACATCCCGCTGAAAGAAGAACCAGCCGCGCCAGCAGGGGATCGCTGGCAGATGGAAACCTGTGAAGAGGTCCCCTGCAAACGCATTCGGTAACCTGCACACGGTTCTTTCGGAGCTGCTCACAAGACCGAGGAAAGCCGGACCTCTTACCACTGAGGGGCAATTGTCAGCCGGGCAAATCTTCCAGCCATTTCCTTCGTGTCACCGGCGATCAATTCAATAGAGGCTGGACTCCCGGAACGGACAATGATCGGGTTGTTGCGTCCGGTGGAACTCCAAACGCTGTCGTTCGGCTGGCTTGAAAACCAGACAGCCGTCATGACTGTCGAGGTCAGCAGAAGATGTGAAGTCACGGCATTTGCCTGGGCATCCTCACTGTTTCTGGTCACGGTCTCTGAGCCTTGTCGGGAAGGAAGTTCAGCGAAGACTGTGACGCTGATCTTCGCGGGGACCGTCATCCGAAATGACTGCCGGGACTGCTGCTTTTGCTGTGCCGGCAACACCTGATGAAATGTACTGAACGCGATGATCAGGAGAAGCACCAGGCGGGGATACATTGGCAAAGCCATTCACGAAGCTCAAGCTGCATCCGTCGAACCCATCGACGGTCCGGAGCATTCCATGGCAAAGGTCGCGCCAAACTTCGCCAACGGACAGGTCCCCCCAGTCGCCAGGAGCACCGCAACTTCACTGCCTGTTTCGCGAATGGCGAAAAATGCAGGTTCTTCCCCATCAGCAATTTGACCTACTCAATTTCAGGGATAGGTTTCCATTGGCTTCTGCATCAAACCAATGCACGCAAAGAGTTTACGAAAAACAACGGGTGTTGCATCAGCACAACATCTCCTGATCAGAGCGGTCAGGAACAGCAACGTAAAGATTGCGGTTTGTAGCGATTGCGGAAAATGTGCCGGTCTTGACTTATTCGGAGGCGGGGGGTTTTCCGAATACACAACAGGTGGCTTGGCGTGGAAACACGTCAATCCGGGGAGTAACACACATGAAGACGAGCAACTTTGGATTGGTAAAGGTTTTCTCTTTCGCGTTGGTCGCAACTGTTTGCCAGCTGGCAGTCGGTCAAACGACTGATACACAGACATTCACAGTCACGGTTCCATCTGCACTTTCGATTGTGGCTCCCGCGGATCGACAGTTGAATCACGATACAACAAATAACAATCAAGTCTTTGTCCCAGGTGCTGATGTTGCCAATCACTGGGCCGTGATGTGTAACTCTGGTGCGGGAGCGACGGTCAACCTCACAACATCAACGCCATTTACCCATACAACAAACAGCAACTTCAAACGCGATGCCAGACTCGACCTTGCCATCAGTTCTTCCGACAACGATGGCACCGGCTCCGCTGTCTGGACCGTTTCAACAGCGACTGATACGACGGACTACGCCGGTGCTGACGCGGACGCATCCGTTCAGGCCACTTCCGCAGCTCCTGGCAAAGCAACGCTCGGACTCACTGTAACCTTTATTACTGATACCTATTCAACATTGTTGCAGGGTGACTACGAGATTGATGTCGTTGGCACGATCGCTGCCAACTAGTGACATTGCAGCAACAATGAAAAAGACGTGAGGCATGGACGCATTACGATCACACACGAAAACCAGAATGCCGTCCCGACTTTTCGGGACGGCATCTGCCGTTTGGTTGGCATTGCTCCTTTGCACGCGGAGCGAGTCAGCCCACGGACAGGCATTTGGCCTGCGCAGCCGCGACGGCCATCAATCGGCGACACACGATCTGACATCACAGCAATTCCCATTCGATGAAGTTCGCTGGGACGTGATCAACGCTCAGGAACGGGGAGTTGTCGCTGTCTGGGAGTTGACCACATTTGAAGTGACCGCGGGAAGGAAATCGCTGAATTCCGATGCCGCTGTGTCGGTGAGACTTCTGGATTCCAGTTCACGAAAAGGCTGGCAGGTCGTCAAGGCCAGCGACGCCACCCAATTGGACCGCGGTCGACAGAAGGCCACTGTGTCTGTCAGCAGCTCACGGAATGGGCAAGCGTCTTTCGGTTTGACAGTTTCCATGCTCAGCCGGACACCGGCAAGTCTGCCCGCCGGGCAGTATCGAGCCCAGCTTGTCGGAACCATCTCACCACTCTGATCGTGCAGGAGCCAATATCGCCGCCGAAGAATCCCGACGTACTCAAGACTCTGCATCTTTGAATGACACAACTCGAATAGCCATCCTTCCAATGCGACACCGATCGAACAACCAGCGACGCAACCACCGTTTAAAAGACGGCCATGTTGCATGGATTATCGGGCGAGTGTTAACGGCGTTGGTCTGTCTGCTGATCGCATCCGGTTGTCGGATTTATCCCGAGCACAAAAAGAAATCAATCAACGAACTGTATTTCGAAGCGCTCGCAGCCTCACAAAAAACTCCCGAAAACACATTGGGATTGAACCCTGCGGCTGGTCCGGCCCAGGCAGGATTGAAAACATTTCCAGCCAGTCACGAATTGCTTACGCCGACTCCAGGTACGCCCGATACGGTGCCGCCTGTTCCCCGACCGGAGAGTTTTCAGGCAGTACCAGAATTCAGTGAACGACAAAGTCCTGTCACTGTTGATCCACAAGTTCTGAAGTCGCTTCCGGAAATTCCTGCATCGCAGGTGCCAAATGCCGGCTGGCGACGAGCGGGTGCCTCAATTGCGGAGGGGTCCGTACGGACTGTTTCCCATAAGGCCCGTTCGACAACGGTCACAGAAATCTTTGAAGATACAGATGTGCGTCAGGCGCTGCAGTCGCTGGCACAGCAGGCGGATGTTGATCTGATCCTCGATGAGCGGGTCAATGGCGTAGCATCCGCGGTCATCGAGGATGAGCCCTTTGAATCTGCCCTTCGAAAAGTGCTTCTGCCACTGGGACTTGTCTATCGAAGGACCGACAAAGGCGAATACATTGTGGCCTCCCCTGATCCCGATTCTCCTTTGTTCCCACTGATTGCAGAACGATTTGAGTACCGGCCCACTCACCTTGGGCCCGAAGAACTCCTCCGTCTGGTACCGGACCGGGAGAGTCAGTACCTGACTGTCATTGAAAAACGAAACCTGATTGTGGTTGAGGCACCACGAGAAATGGCTTCGCCAATCCTTCAGAGACTGCAGGATTCGGATACACCCATTCCGCAGGTCGAACTCGAAGCAATCGTGTGTGTCATCGCACCAGAACGTGGTTTCCGTTCAGGTCTCGACTGGGGGCACGCTGTAACCTTGAATGGTTCGGATATGTTTCGAATTGGCATGACGGGCCTGGCATTCTCCGGTGTCGGTTCGGGAACAGGACTGGGGGATTCATTTTCCAGCTTTGCCGTGACGTCGACGTTTGTAAAGCTGCTGGCGGAAGAAGGCTATCTTTCCATCCGGGCAGCTCCGCGTGTCACAGCGCGAGATGGTGAACAGGCCAGCATCTCAATTACTCGTCAATCTTTTTTCAGTACGCAACCTGTCAACGCGAATCAGTTCTTTCGTCAGGAGATCGAGCAGGTTGAAGCGGGTATTCAGCTGGAGATTACGCCTGTGATACGAGGCAACAATATCACCGTTCGTATCGAGAAGGCCGAGGTAAGTGAAGATATTCGGACAGCGGATGTGAATTCGCAGATTGCCAACAATCCATTTCCTTTGATCAACCGCCGAACAGTTTCAACAACCGTCCACGTGAAGGATGGCGAAACCATTGTGATCGGCGGCCTTGTGCAACGTCAGGTCGTGGATCGTCTGGCTCGTATTCCTGTGCTTGGAAGCATTCCCGGCATCGGCCGAATGTTTCAGACGGTTGAACAAACTGAACATGATGCTGAGGTCGTGATCTTCATTTCACCGCGCATCGTTGGAGACACACCCGCATGCGGAGTTTGTGAGCCGGGTTTACAGACCAGCATGGCCGTCGATGAGACCGGACTCATGTCACCTGTCCCCACATCACCTGTCCGGGGCGACTCGTTTCAGTTGCAGTAAAGATGTGCATCATGATGAATTCAACCATAAGCTCCATCCGCGCGAGCATTCAATTTTTCACCCGATGCGCGATTCTGTTCACGGCGACGCTCACCATAGCACAAGACAACGTTGAGCTGCGACCAAATCTGCGTGATGGCAAGCCAACCCCGGAGCTGCGTGCTGTTCGAGTTCAGGAAGATGTAAAGCCCGCCTTCCTGATCTCGCCTCTTGTACACCGTCTGCAGGCCCGGCGCGGGCAGCTGATTCGTTTCGAATTCGAAGTGGAATCAAACAAGCGCGCGTCA harbors:
- the purE gene encoding 5-(carboxyamino)imidazole ribonucleotide mutase, producing the protein MSNEVIRVGVVMGSRSDWPTMAAAAEILEQFCIRYEARVVSAHRTPQWMAEYAESAQRRGLHLIIAGAGGAAHLPGMIASQTILPVLGVPIQSKALNGMDSLLSIVQMPGGIPVGTMAIGTAGAKNAGLLAVRILSLHDERIRQQLLSFQEQQTASVMDDSVLSLDDLKS
- a CDS encoding 5-(carboxyamino)imidazole ribonucleotide synthase, producing the protein MVTNSNKHSVKHIAPGATLGMLGGGQLGRMFAIAARRMGYRVLMFGDPSDSPAGQVCDRSWDASFTDFERLKEFAELVDVISYEQENIPVETVEFLMPLVPVRPGVDLLKASQHRISEKTALRSIGIPTANFAPIRSETELASVLPAFDGRGILKTTRMGYDGKGQVRIECPDDAAEAWQTLKTDEAILEEEIRFSHEISIVAARFTNGDVTCFQPSVNQHVNHILDVSVSPSELLNESTTKEAAEIARAVLEHFDAVGVLCVEFFVTAEGRLLVNEIAPRPHNSGHLTIDACCSCQFEQQVRAICGMPSGNVFQAQPAAMINLLGDHLMTATPDRWNSLLHRPGVHVHMYGKAETRTGRKMGHLTVTAESAQAAREMAISARHVLMGIQ